A genome region from SAR324 cluster bacterium includes the following:
- a CDS encoding chemotaxis protein CheW gives MQENDVNRESAIERILIFGIGELRFGVNILDLMMISRCIRVTPVARSADFFEGLVNLRGTLSPVINARRLFRFPVQASTRASRLLALKAEKGVICLTVDWIEGFMNVETLNLEKPPEVMSNPYIQSVFKNGAQLTLILNTRKLINTEEIQQIIQSGELPRLLVSSEQLPAET, from the coding sequence ATGCAGGAGAATGATGTGAACAGGGAATCAGCAATTGAGCGTATTCTGATTTTCGGTATTGGCGAACTTCGCTTTGGGGTCAACATCCTTGATTTAATGATGATTTCACGTTGCATCCGGGTGACACCCGTAGCACGTTCGGCTGATTTTTTTGAAGGCCTGGTCAATTTGAGAGGAACCTTGTCGCCTGTGATCAATGCTCGCCGCTTGTTTCGGTTTCCAGTTCAGGCAAGCACCAGAGCATCAAGGTTGCTGGCACTGAAAGCTGAAAAGGGGGTTATCTGTTTGACTGTGGACTGGATTGAAGGCTTCATGAATGTGGAAACACTGAATTTGGAAAAACCGCCTGAAGTGATGTCCAATCCCTACATACAAAGTGTATTCAAAAACGGAGCACAATTGACACTCATTCTCAATACGCGAAAATTGATAAACACCGAAGAAATCCAGCAGATCATACAATCCGGCGAACTTCCGCGGTTGCTCGTTTCTTCAGAACAACTCCCGGCTGAGACATGA
- a CDS encoding hybrid sensor histidine kinase/response regulator, which produces MAQKDIYRFFKIEARELLGTLNQGLISLETTPEDSNVLNKVFRAAHTLKGASRLVQLNTIGEISHHLESLLDHARTTPLSTAQIELCFEGLRGIDLIVTKLEKGENPETDVSDILRKFDPGHPAALEPALPANKTAEPAQSAVVGNSSGLNRDLSLKNQIPEPAKQQEPQPAEIIPAPVNQELKTPAMTEPAVQTDNSHSQTPETPVEEQTIRVDLTRLNTIMNLSGELIINKIRLENKTHTLHEIHKLARQASPMLQQWQNFVEAPELQQLIGKSGRVKEAVSQVNKGLNIQKQIQDKISEFAEVFKQDLKLTHSISQGLQDHAFKARMLPAESLFSGFGLMVRSLGRELGKEAVLEVLGGEIEVDKQILDDMKAPLIHIIRNAIDHGIESPEERLALGKPPAGKIRLTLERQGSGFSIACEDDGRGIDHEKIRQTALHRKLKDKKQLEEMSPRDLLYLILAPGFSTAEILTSVSGRGIGMDVVASSVAQLKGNLIIETKIGSYARFIIQFPRSLMNLPCLFLESGGENMLVPLSAIAKILRITLDDIETEGNQEVINYDGQVIPLIPLNHLMNLPGRKTANRKRPVVVVHSRGERVAFAIEKLLGIKEVIVKNLGNHIKKIPNVSGATILGNGFPVLILDPSEMIRNSHGVSPQSTEPTEQIEAKVIHQILIVDDSLTTRMMEKTILESAGYKVDLAVSGEDALEKVEQTSYQLLVVDVEMPGINGFELTKKLKASQTYSGVPVIIVSSLASPEMKRKGIDSGANAYIVKGEFDQAVLLDTIQSLIT; this is translated from the coding sequence TTGGCACAAAAAGACATCTACCGATTCTTCAAGATTGAAGCCCGGGAATTGCTGGGAACATTGAATCAGGGATTGATTTCACTGGAAACCACCCCGGAAGACAGCAATGTATTGAACAAGGTTTTCCGTGCGGCACACACGCTGAAAGGCGCCTCCAGACTGGTTCAACTGAACACGATTGGGGAGATATCACATCACCTGGAATCCCTGCTGGATCATGCCAGAACCACCCCCTTATCCACAGCGCAGATTGAGCTTTGTTTTGAAGGCCTACGGGGCATTGACCTCATTGTGACAAAACTTGAAAAGGGTGAGAATCCGGAAACGGATGTGAGTGACATTCTCAGAAAATTTGATCCCGGACATCCTGCCGCATTGGAACCGGCATTGCCGGCAAACAAGACCGCAGAACCAGCACAATCTGCTGTTGTGGGCAATTCGAGTGGCCTCAACCGGGACCTTTCCCTTAAAAATCAGATTCCCGAACCTGCAAAACAGCAAGAACCACAACCTGCGGAAATAATCCCGGCACCAGTGAATCAGGAACTGAAAACCCCGGCTATGACAGAACCTGCTGTTCAAACGGACAACAGCCATTCCCAAACCCCGGAAACACCGGTGGAAGAACAGACGATTCGAGTGGATCTGACACGACTGAACACCATCATGAATCTGAGCGGTGAACTGATCATCAATAAAATCCGGTTGGAAAACAAAACCCACACGCTTCATGAAATTCACAAACTTGCCCGACAGGCTTCACCCATGCTACAACAATGGCAGAATTTTGTGGAAGCACCGGAGTTGCAACAACTGATAGGTAAAAGCGGACGCGTCAAAGAGGCGGTTTCACAGGTGAACAAAGGTCTGAATATTCAAAAACAGATTCAGGATAAAATATCTGAATTTGCGGAAGTGTTCAAACAAGATCTGAAATTGACACACTCCATCAGTCAGGGCTTGCAGGATCATGCCTTCAAGGCCCGGATGCTTCCCGCGGAAAGTCTGTTTTCAGGTTTTGGCCTGATGGTTCGTTCCCTGGGACGGGAGTTGGGAAAAGAAGCTGTTCTGGAAGTCCTTGGTGGAGAAATCGAGGTTGACAAACAAATTCTCGATGACATGAAAGCACCACTCATCCATATCATCCGCAATGCGATAGACCATGGCATTGAGTCCCCTGAAGAGCGTCTTGCCCTGGGAAAACCACCCGCAGGCAAAATCCGGTTAACTCTGGAACGGCAGGGAAGCGGCTTTTCTATTGCATGCGAAGATGATGGACGCGGAATTGATCATGAAAAAATCCGGCAAACAGCCCTCCATAGAAAATTGAAGGATAAAAAACAACTGGAAGAAATGTCGCCCAGAGATTTGCTGTATCTGATTCTGGCACCGGGTTTTTCCACTGCGGAAATTCTGACCAGTGTTTCAGGCCGTGGAATCGGGATGGATGTTGTGGCCAGTTCGGTGGCTCAATTGAAAGGGAATCTGATCATTGAAACAAAAATCGGAAGCTATGCCCGTTTCATCATTCAGTTTCCCCGGAGTCTCATGAATTTACCCTGTCTGTTCCTTGAAAGCGGTGGCGAAAACATGCTGGTCCCGCTGTCAGCCATAGCAAAAATTTTGAGAATCACTCTGGACGATATTGAAACAGAAGGCAATCAGGAAGTCATCAACTACGACGGACAAGTCATTCCACTGATTCCACTGAACCATTTGATGAATTTGCCCGGTCGAAAAACGGCCAACCGCAAGAGGCCTGTGGTGGTTGTTCATTCGAGAGGAGAGCGGGTTGCGTTTGCCATTGAAAAATTGCTGGGCATCAAGGAAGTGATTGTAAAAAATCTGGGCAATCATATTAAAAAAATTCCGAATGTCAGCGGCGCGACTATTTTAGGCAATGGTTTTCCTGTGTTGATTCTGGATCCCTCAGAAATGATCCGCAATTCTCATGGTGTCAGTCCTCAAAGCACAGAACCCACCGAACAGATTGAAGCAAAAGTCATCCACCAGATTCTGATCGTGGATGATTCGCTCACCACCCGGATGATGGAAAAAACCATCCTTGAATCTGCGGGCTATAAGGTGGATCTGGCTGTCAGTGGAGAAGACGCACTGGAAAAAGTGGAACAAACCAGTTATCAACTGTTGGTCGTTGATGTTGAAATGCCCGGTATCAATGGGTTTGAACTCACAAAAAAATTGAAAGCGTCTCAAACTTACAGTGGTGTTCCTGTGATTATTGTTTCATCGCTGGCATCGCCCGAAATGAAACGCAAAGGGATTGATTCCGGCGCGAACGCCTACATCGTCAAAGGGGAATTTGATCAGGCCGTGTTGCTGGATACGATCCAGAGCCTGATTACGTGA
- a CDS encoding chemotaxis protein CheW: MKHIADLEQTLHELRTSFDENLTRPLQQTISETRKMMVGQFGREKYAIDLHYIQEIIKVPHVTRIPTAPVIIEGIINLSGEIVSVSKIHSILRVSPLNDEDSKRIVITKNLRFQTGLIIDMVHGILDIEVDSIRRTSQASHTLKNDWVDGTLFWNNELVILLNLPNLLESQEAQTG, translated from the coding sequence ATGAAACATATTGCTGATCTGGAACAAACGCTCCATGAACTGAGAACCAGTTTTGATGAAAATTTGACCAGACCCCTTCAACAGACCATTTCTGAAACACGGAAAATGATGGTGGGACAGTTTGGCAGAGAAAAATATGCCATCGACCTCCATTACATTCAGGAAATCATCAAGGTTCCGCATGTGACCCGAATTCCAACGGCCCCTGTGATCATTGAGGGCATCATCAATCTCAGTGGTGAAATCGTGTCGGTTTCAAAAATTCATTCCATTTTAAGGGTTTCCCCCTTGAACGATGAGGATTCAAAACGGATCGTCATTACCAAAAACCTGCGCTTTCAGACCGGGTTGATCATCGACATGGTCCATGGAATTCTGGATATTGAGGTTGACTCGATCCGGAGAACAAGCCAGGCCAGTCACACGCTGAAAAATGATTGGGTTGACGGAACACTGTTCTGGAATAATGAACTCGTTATTCTGTTGAATTTGCCCAATTTATTAGAATCTCAGGAAGCGCAGACCGGATGA